The genomic segment GCTGATCCAGATTCACACTTTCTGTATTCCGACAATCAGGATAATTACTGCAACCGTAAAATTTTCCGTATCTACCTGTCTTCAAGGTCAACTGCCCATTACACTTCGGACAAGCAGTATATAATAGTGAGGCATCAGTCTTGGACATCTTTTTCGCACGGCTTGTATGTGAACGTGCCGTCTGCTTGGCATCTTTCGCTTTTCGAATCGATTGCATGTGCTCAGCCTTGAATAGTTTCCTGTCATTTTTATATAGAGCCAAAAGTTCCGCGAGCTTTTCATTGATCCCCTTCACGGTATCCTCACTAATGTGCTGCTCCTTGTACTGACTGATTGTTGTAATAAGATCAGGGAACTGTATGACATGTGCTGAGGTGAAACCCTTATTGAATTTAAAAGTAGAGTTAGATGAAAATGCGATGATGGAATAGACTTCCTGCATTTCCTCTCGTCCTATGTAGGTAAGCAAAGCTTGAACATGGCCATAATTTTGCCGGATTGGATTGTACATTTTTGTTTTCCGTTTATAGATAACTTGTGTCCAATAGGGTTTAAATTCATCACCAAAAATCCAACCGCTGTAATGTTTCGTTTCGATGACAAACACGCCATACACGGAGGTCACAATATGATCTACTTGCGTCAGTCCCCGCTCACCATTCGGAATATAAACATCATGGAAGACAGTGTATGCATCCCCTAATTTCCGAAGCTTGGTCTTTACAACCCACTCCCCATAATTCCCTTTAATAACCGGCATTTTCCACTGCAGGATAATCCACAAAATCACGAATAGGACGACAACCGGAAATGCAGTTGATGTAATAAGCATCTTGAGTGTAATCAAAATGCCCTCATAAAATCCCGTTATCATACTATTGTCTGCATTCATAATATCCCCCCAAGTTCATCACTCAGTTGTCGCACACACGTCAACGTGCCCACTTTTCCGACTATTACAACAATACCATATAATATGAAAATAGTTCCATAAAAACCTGTGTCAACCATAGGAATACCCAAGTCGAATCGCTTCGTCCAGTTTCCGGGTACGTTCTTCAAAAGTAATTTCAGCGTCAATGTCCTTTGGAATATGGGACGATACAGTCTTTAATTTGTCCATCACCCAGACGTCCCCCCTACTTTATTGTTAGGTGCACGAAACTTTCATGTTTATTACAACAATCAGAATTGTTTTATGGCGAAAAAATCTGAATTGCGTTTGAATTGTGTGGTTCACAGACAGCCATCATTAATACAGTAGGCGTTTTCCCCAATTGCCGAATTAAAAACTTTTTTCACAAAAATGTCCCCTTTCCCCCACTTTTCTTCTATATAAAGAATAAAGGGGATATTCTTTATGACAACTTACCTATCTGAATACGCATACTTCACAAACAAACACGATCTAGACGCGGCAACAAGACAACATGTACTTACGCACTGGAACGATATGAACCAAACAGAGCGGGCTGTTCTCGATATGATTCGTCGTTACTCCGTTAAATACGGCGCTGCCCACTTGAAACACGAAACCATCGAAAAGGCTATCAAGAAATCAAATGCAACTGTTCGACGCGCCATCCGTAAATTAGTAAAGCTCGAAATCATCGAACGCATTCACTATATCCGCCCCGTTATGAGCGGTCTAGGCGCTAACATTTATGTCATTAAACCTACTAATGACCAGTCGAAATTGAACACCCCAGAGAATGACGAAAAGCCTTCTAGCAGTAAGTTTGAACCCGCTAATCTACAAACCGAAGCTGTTCTTTCTAAAGCGATAAAGACTAAAGACCTTAAAAGAACGTCTCCTACGGAAATTGTGCCTACTACACTTTTCGGTAAAATGAAATCTCTTCTTTCTTCAACAATCGGAGAAAGTAAATTAGCACGTAATTTTTACGGCGTCTATCGGAAACAGTCCCTACAAATGCTGAAATTCAGTATTCACGAAGACAAAGGAGAACTGTTCGAGCAATTAGCCATGCATGCCCTTCGTATTGCGGTTCAAACAACCAAACAGAAAAAAGTCCGGAATCTGCCCGGTTATTATTCAGGTGTCTTACGCGAACTCATTGGTAAGGCTTTATTCAGAGAGGCTTTTATGGATTATGACGTGCCAGTTGAGGGATTTTTCTATCGCTGAAATGATTGTGCGGGTTATTGTATGGTGCCGAAACTTTCATGTTTATTTCAGCAAACATGAAGGTTTCATGGATAGAACGACTCAGAATTATGTTTGAATTGTGTGGTGCACAGGCAACCATCACTAAGTACAAGAAGCGATTGCTATTAATAGACTTTGTGATTATATTACAGTATGTTATACATGCAATGTCTTCAAGTATTTATGATAGTTTAATGCTATTGTGAAAAGAAAATTCTTAATTTCATAGGCAAAACTTTCAATTAAAAAGATGAGGAAGTACAGATTGTATGAAAAACCGTAAAATAAAACTAATTTTAGTATTATCTACTGTCTTGTTATTGTTGTTTACAAGTTTAAATGTCTTTACCTCTTACGTGAAGATGAAAAAGACGGTTGAAGAGTCAATCGGTAATCAAAGTCTTATAGCAGCAGAATCCATTGCGTCTGCGTTAGATAAAGAAACGTATTGGAAATTTTTGAATAACCCCGTGAAAAACGAATATTATTGGGAATTAACAAACTACTTAGTTGATGCAAGAGAAAAACTGGGAGCATTATTTGTATATACATTGGAAATCGATAATCCAAAAGTATCGAACGTAATGATAGGCGGATTACCCAAGGAGTTAGATGAGAGCTATAGTATTGGAGTGGTTTGTACAGTACCCGAAAAGCAGGTCAAAATAGCCTTTGAAGGAAATACCTATATTACAGATGTAATTGAGGATGCCGACCATGGCTCTTATCTTTCTGTTGGAGTACCGATAAAGGATGAAGCAGGAAAGGTCATGGGCTACTTAGGTATCGATATTAGTGTTGATACACTTAATGATATTAAGGGGAAAGTACTGAAAAACAATATCCTTCTCTTCGTCTTTAATGGTGCCTTTATTTTGGTCGCTATCGGATCCTTCTTATTATTGCAAAGATGGTATCAAAAAGAAGTGGCAAAGGAAGTCGGGTATACAGAAGATACATACCAAGCTGAACTTAAAACGTTAATCACTTCCATATCTTCATTAAGACATGATTTTACCAATCATATTCAAGTTTTACATGGACTACTTCAACTAGGGGAATCTAAGCAGGCTCAGCAATACATATCATCTTTGTCTAAAGAAGTTCTGGCGCTAGAAACTCTAAAACTAAATATAGATCATCCTGGTCTTTCAATCTTACTGCAAACAAAGAAACTGGCTGCACAAAATTATCATATTGATATGAATTTTACGGTTTCTCATGATGCATTCGATAAAATAAAAACAACAGATTTAATCATAATACTGTCGAATTTAATTGATAATGCAATTGATGCAACAGTTGCATTACCTGTAGCCGAACGTAAAATAACAATTAGCTGTCAAAAGGATGTTACGCAGTATCTATTTAAGATTACGAATACTGGACCTAAAATTAGTGACAATGAACATATTTTTAAACAAGGATATTCAACAAAAAATGCAGAACAAGGAAAGATAAGAGGGCAAGGTTTATTTATTGTGAAGGAAGTTGTGAATAGATATAATGGGGAAATCACAATTGATTCAATAAATGATTTAGAGACTATTGCCCTTGTGGGAATCCCTCTAAAGTAAATTTGAATGAAAGCGTAAACTCCCTACTACTTGTGGGGAGTTTTTTTATTCATTCCGCTATTCACGCTACTAATTTTTGTTTTGTGCATTCTTAATTCGAATGATTATTCAACTGTATGCACGTCTAGTAGACATAACGCTAGTGACATATAGTCATTGTATATTTAATGATAAATTTCGACAAAAATAACACTAGTGTCGCACGATGTCATTCTGAATATTAAGTTTTATTTTTCGTGCTTTCAAAAGAAAAAACGAAAACACCAGAATAACGGTAATGAATATCCATTTTTCTACTATATCCATTGACTAGCGTATCAGAGACAACTTTTTAATGTTAGGGCACGCTTTTTCCTTGGATTTTTCTGATCCAAGTATGTGCTGGCTTCCATAAAGCTGCTTTTAGATAACGACTGATTTGCAGATAGGTTCGTTTACTTTTGGTCTGTAGCTGCGCTAAAATATTTAAACAATACACGATCATGGCGAGATAGACTTGGTTATGTACGCTTTCCTGACTTTGTCCATAGAACTTTTTGATGTTCAAATGCTGCTTCATCCATTTGAAAAACAGTTCGATGGCCCAGCGAGATTTATACAGTTCCGCGATTTCAGCCGCTGGTAAATCAAATCGGTTTGTAAGCAGGTTCAGCTGATTGCCTTTGGAATCTAACACTTTAAGAAGGCGAAAAGCGTTTTCCGAACGATTCTGCGCAGTGCCGATGATTAATTTTCAGTACCCACTAGCGTTGCATAGCAGTAAAATAATGGTTTTATGTCACTAGCTATTGAAAAGAAGTTCAAATAATGCAAAAAAAGGGACTCCTACTGTAAAATAAAACTGACGATTAATCAGTTACCTACTCTACAGAAAGGAGCTTCCTTATGAAAAGTGTAGACGAAAACTTAGTCTTTCGTCAATATTTATCTCTATTGCCAGTTAACATTTTGGCTTGTCCATTGATGAATTATGATGCGAAAAAGCTAACTGACTTTTCCCTTGTGAAAATCTTGATTATGGCCAACTTATGTAAGTGGGAAAGTCTTCGCGAAATCGAAGAAGGCATTCGGTCAAAAAAATCGTTTCAAAGAGATTTGGGGCTTACGCCAATTGGTTACTCACAAATTAGTCGTCGACTCATCGATTTGAATACGGCTGATCTGGCCGACTTGCTCGGCCGCTTAGCTCGACACTATTGGCTATTACAAAGGCATGTAGAAGGGATAAATCCCCAAGTCGGGATTTTGCGTATTATTGATGGAACCTATATCAAGCTACCAGACAACGCATCAAATTGGACAGCCATTTCCAAAGTATCCAGTGGGATTAAACTGCATATTCGTGTAGTAGTCGCTTCTTCGAATAGTATATTTCCCGAAAAAATGATTCCATCCACGGGAAATATAGCGGACTCTGATGCCGTGAATCACATCATCGATGATGATGCTTTGTATGTAATGGATCGAGGGTATGCACATAAAACGAAGATGGGTGGCTGGCTGCAACGTAATATACAATTTCTCGTGCGTGTTCGGAAAACTTTTACGACAGAAACACTCAAATCATATACACCCACTCTACCAAATGTCGTGAAAAATGAATTGGTGTCAATTCGGACACGTGAAGAACCGTTACGCTACATTGAATTTGTTGATTCTGAGGGCACATCCTTCCATTTAATCACGAATCGTCTCGATTTAAGTGAAGCAGAAATTTTAGAGACATACAAGAACTGCTTGTACATCGAGCTCTTCTTCAAATGGATTAAGCAGCATTTAAAGGTTAGCCATTTGTTCAGCCATTCGCCCGCAGGTATTTGGAATCAGCTGTTTATCACGTTGATTACCTTTGCCCTTATTGAAATAATGCGACTCATTCATCAACCTAAAAAGTCAGTATGGGAGTTTTTAAGGGTATTTCGTCTCTATATGTTCAATCCAATCAGCCAACTTTTAACTACCTGTAAACGTCGGTTAAAGAAAAGCAAAGGAAGGCAAAGGTTGCCGGATTCCAAACCGATAGAAATCCGTTTTGGAGAAGATTTCGCGATTGTAAGCCCGATTACTAAAGAGCATTTTTTAAGAAAAAACTCTAATGTATAAAAAAAGAAAACAATTCGTCATTTACGGACGTGTTTCCTTTTTTTGTTTTATAGGTGGTATAATCTATCTTTTTTTACTATTTATGAATACTATGCAACGCTAGTGGGCAGCCAACATCAATTTCTGAACTCCGTCGGGGGCCTAAACTAATCTTTTATATCTCCATTCCACCAACCATCAACTCTGCCTGTTTCACCACTGTCTCCACCGCCAACTTCTGCAAGTCGGCTGGATAGCCGTACTTCTTCAGCAGTCTCCGAACCGTGATCATCGTCTTGGCTCTCGCGGAATCGCGCAAATTCCAATCGATGCTCATATTCTCTTTAATCGCTTTCGTCAGCTCGTGCGCAATCACATTCAAGATGTCATCGCCCAATGCTTGTTCAGCCGTATCATGTGAAGCCAAAGCATCATAGAAAGCCACTTCTTCTTTGATGAACCCCGATGCTTCGCCAGTGCGATTAACTCTTCATTGAATTGGAGGTTTCAATGGAGCATTTGTTGTATTTATTGATAGCATTGTTCAATATAACCGTAAATTTTTGCGCTTTTACTAGATTCTTTCGCTGTACTTTTTTCACTTTCCCTTGCAGTAAACGATTTCTACCATTAACTCCTGCACTTTTGACCCCCTCATAAAAAAGGAATATATAACCAATAACTCCGGCACACCTTACAAGAATCATTTCTTTAAGTTCAATGATAAAATTATCGTTTCAGTGATTTTTCAAAAACAACTATGATACACTCTCATTCAAAAAGATAAGCATATTTTCGTACTTCTGGCAACCTATTTACATTCGATAATTCTTTCCAATCTTCTAACTGCTTACGTAAATGTGAATCACCTTGTTTATAAATATAGCCAGCTAGGCCTGTTGCTTCTGATAGTATTTCAAATTCTTCGATTTTCATTTCACTATTTTGATAGTATCTGTTTATTAAATCATCCAATAATAGTAGCAATGAATCAATCATCTTTTTATATTCATCTACAGTAAAAAAATTAGGTACCCGCCAAATTATATACTTTAATGTTTTAGTTATCTCCAATAATGTAGATTCCTTTCTGAATAAAAATAGATTAACTATTGTTTTTTTAATTTGAGATAAATCAACCTTAATCTGATTTCCACTATCCAAAAGAGCTAAATCATAAATAGAAGATATACTTGCCCTTGAAAGCTTTTCGTTGTTATTGAGCATGGCATCATAGATTCTATCTACTTCTCGTTCTTTAATAATATTATTTTTTAATAATATTGGAATTAACATTAGTGCCATATCCAATTTATTTTCTAATAAGTTCTTATAAATCTCCGCAAATTTAGCCTTATCATAACTCGAGATACATTCTTGAGGAATACTAGCTAAAAAGCTATTCTTCAGAAAGACAATCATCCGTTCTAAATCATTATTTTTACCAAAGAATGAATAACGATTATCTTCAAGTAAAAAACTCTCTTGATCATCCCACCATATATAGAAAACTTTCAGCCACGCCTCATACGATTCATTCGTAATATACTTAATTTGAATTTCATCTTTTCCAAGTAGTGACGGAAATATATTATTAAGATTTGCTAACAGTCGATCTAGTCCAACTCCGCTTGATATCACTCCCGCCCTATAAGATTTCGGAATTTGTTGTACAATAACTTCATTGCAATACTCTTCTTGAATCTCTAAATCTCCAAATTTCATAATTAAATAAGAGTCCAAAATATATGAACATATATCTTCATTTTCATCTTCAATAATAGATTTCAAAATTCCTCTTAACTTCTTTTCATTTTTTCGATCTAGAGCGTTTCCATTCAGTAACAAGAGTAATCTTACCAAAGCAGCATCTCTAGCATTACTTTTTCCTTTTACAAGTAATTGAAATAGCCTATTTAATCTTACTTTACCAATACTTATCTTTACATTATCACTGTTTTGAAACTCGATAGGAAAATACATAGTTGGTTCAAAAAAATTATGGTCCTGCACAAAAACAGTCTCTAGTCCGCTATTCGTTTCTCCAATAATAGGTAAGTTTATTATCTTCTGCAGAAAGACCTTAATATCATTTGGATTTTTGTCAAATATTATCCTTGTGAATAACGGCTTAAAAGCTTTTTCGATTGAGTATCTATGAGTATTGTAAAATTCTACATCAATAAATAATTTTCCCGCTAATAAATCAACCCTTTTCTTTTCCTCTTCAGTGAGAGCAAAATAGAGTCGCGATACTATTTCAATTAGTAAAACTAGATTAGTATTCGTATTTTCTCTTTGTTCAATGCCATTCATAATAATCAGAAAGTATAAACTCAAACTTTCAGTTTCCGATTGATAAACTACTTCTCTTGAAAAGAACTCATTTATTACTTTCAAGTCTCCAACTTGCAAGTATTTAATCCAAGAATAAAAAGGATATAGATACTGAGAGTTTTTTATCGCTACTTTTATTGCTTCTTTATCAGATGACTTCACATTTCTAAGGGCTAATCCCCACTCTTCTGCGATAATCAACAAAGAGTATGAGTCAATTAACTCCATTTCGATTGTACTTCTATAATTTTCTGTAATTGTTATCCTATTTGGATCAAACCCTTTTTTTCGAAAACTTCCCGATTTCATTTCATAAATTCTCATCCTGCTGAATAAGGAATCGATCTCCTTTAATGGATTACAATGCTTTGATTCTAAATATTCGAGTCTGTTTTTAATATTTTTGAAAGAATACTTATTAGTTAATCTGACAAGAATCGATAATATTATTCCCTCCAAGGACAATAATCGTAGATCTTTTCTATTGACAGTTATTAATTTCCTAACATTATTCAAACAATCTTCTAATAATAAAACGGCTTGATTACTTTCATCGATTTCAACCAAAAGATTCGCTTTTTTAACGCTCCATTCCAAATCATTGTTTGTTATTTCCCAACTTTTCAATATTTCATTAACCTTTTCAAAATCGAATTTATTAATAAACCATAATGCTTTTTCGTAGATATTTTGGTGATTAGTATTATTATCAAGAACATTCCCATTCATTATTTCTGTATAATAGCCAATGTCTTCACTATTAAAATCTAGTCTAGCTTCTTTAATTAATCTTAAAACAATTAAGCCCAGTTCCTTAAACTTTAAATTTCTGATTTCTTGTTGAAAATATTCCTCAATAATTCCTTTCATAACTTTATGAAACGTTATATCGATTGGTATACCAAATATCTCCTGAATCCAAATCAACTCGTTTATCATAGCAACTTTTTCCACGAAACTTGTTTCATTATTCAGTATTCCCATTACATTATTCACATTTAATTGAACCACTTCGATATTTTTTCTTTTAATAATATCAGGTAGTATGCACCATCCCGGATAATCCTTCCGATTCTTTTCATATAACCTTAATGCCTGTTCGATATCTTCAAAACTTTTTAAATATGATTCATGCGGCCAATTCATTTGTTCCTTATTGTTTTCAAATGAAAAAAACTCGAAAATATCGCTAAACATCTGTGCATAAACATTTTCACTATTAGAACCTTGATACACTTCTTTAAAATCAATAAGTGTTATGCCTCTACCAATTAAACTTTCTACATTTTTCGATTCATCAAAAGTTAACATATATATTTTCGGCATATGTTCTCCTAGATTTTCATGTACCCATTTTGTCCATTTCTCAAAGTTCGGGTCATCACCGGAGAATCCAATTAATACCAAGGTAGTTTCCATAATAGATTGCTGAACCATATTTACAAACGCTGCCGATTTTTCTTCGTATGAATCATAATCTTTTTTGGTAAATATGAAAGGTCGATTAGAAGGAAAACTCCCATGTAGCTTAACAATTCTAGGGGCTACAGAACTAGGTATATCATTTTGATCGTAAATTACTTGATAGCTTCTTTCAACTACATTAGGTAATGTTCTTTCTAATAGTGTGTCATAATTTGTTGTGTATACGTCTGCCCAAGGGAGCTTTAATAATTCTTGATGTAATTCTCCTGGATTGTAATTTTGATCTGGTATAGCTTCTTTTAAAAGTTCGTCTAAATTAGCCCTGCCAAATTCATCGGCATATAATTGTCCTAATGCTAAAACATCTTCACAAGCTGAAACATCCTCTTCCCTGAGATTTCCTGCTAATTTATTCTTTAAATCAGACCAAGTAGACATACTTGCAAAATAATCTTCAAGCTTCTCTGCGTTTAAACTAAAGCCTGCTCCTACCATTACAGATACTCTACTTTTCCCATCCTCTGACCATAATCTGTCACGAATAATCTTTAATTGATGATACTTTCTTAGCTTCTCCTTGAATAATTTTTCTAACTTCGTCACAGGCACCCTCCTAATTAATATCAATCTCTGCTACTTTTTTATCTACCGTCGCTAGCACTTTTCCACACTAGCAATTTTTCTTTACTTGCAACCAATATCTTCTTAGATTGTACTGCTTTCTTTTTAGTTTCGGCTTACCAAGAAGATTGATGTCTGGCTAGCTCTCCCTTTTCCTGATAATATATTTTCTAGAAGTTTCAATCATAGTAATTATACTGACACTCCCTATTTTTTTCTGTTTAATTGAATACATAAACCTTGTGTAGTTTATTGAACATAATTTTAGAACATGCATTCCTATTCTATCATGAGTAATCTGATTATGGAAATAAATCAAAACCATACACCTCATTAAATCAAAAAAAAACCAGACCCATAGGACTTGGCTACACCTCGTTCAACTCTCGGTATTCCCATCCATTAACTCCGCCTGCTTCACCACCGTATCCACCGCCAACTTCAGTAAATCAGGTGGATAGCCGTACTTCTTCAGCAGTCTACGAACCCTGATCCTCATCTTGGCTCATGAGCAATCACTTTCAAGATGTCGTCACCTAATACTTGTTCTGCCGTATCATGTGAGGCAATTCATCATAGAAGGGCACTTCTTCTTTGATTAACCTCGATGCTTCGCCTACTTTAAAGGAATCATTCATTCCCTTTGCCAGTGCGATTAGCTCTTCAATGACTTTGGAGGTCTCAATGGCACGTTTGTTTTATTTATTGATCGCGTTGTTCAACATATCCGTGAACTTTTGAGCTTTCACTAAGTTCGTTCTTTGCACGTTCTTCACTTTGCCTTGCAGCAAATGATTCAATAGCTCGACCGCCAAGTTTTTCTGTGGCAATGCCCGTACTTCTTCTATAAACTCAACAGATAAAATCGAAATGTCAGGATTTTCTATGCCGAGTGATGTATAAATATCAATCACTTCGTCAGAATTGACAGATTTTTAAATGAGTTGGTTTACCAGTGCGTCAATTTGCGAAGAATTCTTTTTCGCTCCTTCTATGCGTATCAGTTTCACAATGCCCGCTTTCACTGCTTTGAAAAATCCGATTTCAGCATTTAGTTCTTGCGCTTCTGGCTCGGTTGCACATAACACGAATGCTTTTGCTAATTCGGTGACGCCTTGCATAAATCGTCTCTTTTCTTCCTCGCCAATTCCGATGACAAAATCCATTGTCTGCGTGATAGCTTTCTTGCGCGACAATGGTTCAGCGAAAGGGTTGATTTCGTAAGAGGATGGCTTGTTTACTGTTCATTTGGATGTGTTGGATGAGCGATTTGTGAGTATCGGTTGCATGGGTATTTTGAGAAGATGGCCGGTAATTAAGTGACAAGCAATGATGAATAGATCAGTCAAATAAACAATCAGCCATTCATATACATGGCTGACTGTTTTCAATATTCGCCAAAATAAAATGAGGTACCTGTGTCAGAAACAAAGACGAACAATTTACACACCTAAGAAATTATACAAAAAATAAAGAAGAGTCTCATAGGTATCGATTTACTTTGTATTATTATAGAATTGTTTTGTATTTACTGAATAGGTACCTAAAATTTACTGGTATACGTCCACCTGTAAATAACGAAACGCCCGATTCAAATTGGATCAAGGAAAAGGAACTTGTTTCCCTATATATTTGAGTGAAGAACACCGATATGGAAGCACCGACAGGCTATGATCAGTTTGATTACCCCCTGGAACAGTCCGTCAATTCGAAGGCTATCGTTGATCTTGAAGAATCCAATGCTTTATACGTAGACACGAATCCCATTATGATAGGATATAGTAAAGATGAATTGTAACATTATAAGGATTTTTGGACCTCTTACATTTATAAAGGTGGGGAATGTTAGTGAAGGAAATATTATATATTGAAGATGATATAGAAATTGGTAGCATTGTTAAAGAGGACTTGGAGCAGCGTGGTTATTTGGTACGCTGGCTTACTTCCGGGGATGGGATGGAAGAAGCGTTTGGTAATACGGACTTAGTCATTTTAGACGTGATGCTTCCTGGGCTAGATGGGTTTACGGTAGGACTGCGATTGAAAAGCAATCATCCCGAGATTCCAATTCTGATGTTGTCCGCTCGGACCGCTGTGGATGATAAGTTACAAGGGCTACAGTTCGCAGATGACTATGTGACTAAACCGTTTCATCCTGAAGAGCTTGCTGCAAGAATTGAAGTGTTACTAAGAAGGAATCGACAGGCGTTACCTGAAGAGATTCAGATTGGTCATTTAACGGTTAACATAATGGAAAACCGAATTTTAAAAGATAACGGTGAAGAAGTTTTGTTGACGGCCAAACAGCGTCAAATTTTCATGTATTTATTGGAACATCCAAATCAAATTTTGACAAAAGAACAGCTTTACGAGGCTGTATGGGGAGAATTTTATCTTGAAGGGGATAAGACCTTGATGGTCCATATCCGCTACTTGAGAGAAAAGATTGAGAAAGAGCCAAGTTCGCCTAAAATTATCGAAACAATTCGCGGCCTCGGCTATAGGCTGAAACAATGAAGAAGCTGCGAAAGTCGTTATTGGCGCAGTATTTGTTAATCATTTTGGTTGCGATGATGATACTCCCTTTTTCCATGCCTGTTTTATCGATTATTTTTTATAATAGTATCGAACAAGCTGAATCCTCAGTACGCTACTATAATGGAACGGATTTAGAAGGAATGTGGAATGAAACAGCCAAAGGATTATCAGGTGCTTCTGAACAGCAAATCCATCAAAAATTATCAAGCTTGAAACATGTTTATCAAGAAGCATCTATGTATTGGGTTGATGATAGAGGGCAGACAAAAGATAAGTTTCCTGAATCGATTTCAGTACCCGACACATGGACAGCATCGGATTCCATTCATTTCATGAAAAATAAT from the Sporosarcina psychrophila genome contains:
- a CDS encoding response regulator transcription factor; this encodes MLVKEILYIEDDIEIGSIVKEDLEQRGYLVRWLTSGDGMEEAFGNTDLVILDVMLPGLDGFTVGLRLKSNHPEIPILMLSARTAVDDKLQGLQFADDYVTKPFHPEELAARIEVLLRRNRQALPEEIQIGHLTVNIMENRILKDNGEEVLLTAKQRQIFMYLLEHPNQILTKEQLYEAVWGEFYLEGDKTLMVHIRYLREKIEKEPSSPKIIETIRGLGYRLKQ